CCACCGCGTGCAGGGCCGCGTACAGGAAGTCGCCGGACGGGTCGCCGGTGAACATGCGGCCGGTCCGGTTGCCGCCGTGCGCGGCCGGGGCCAGGCCCACCAGGGCCAGGCGGGCGTCCGGAGGGCCGAAGCCGGGCACCGGGCGCGCCCAGTACTCCTCGTCGGCGAACGCGGCCCGCTTGACCCGCGCCACCTCCTCGCGCCACGCCACCAGCCGCGGGCACGCGCGGCACGTGACCACCTGGCGGTCCAGCTCGGAAAGGCTGCGCATCGACCCGTGCCCCAACCGTAGAGTTCGACCATGACCGACAAGGACACCGAGGACGGCAAGCCCCCGGTGACGGGGAACGGCGACGCGGGGAAGGACACCCCGGTCGACGACCTCGTCACCACCCAGCACAGCACCACCGTCAAGCGGCGCAAGCTGAACTACACCGCGACCACCGGTCGGGTGGTGCTGCGCCAGGAAGTGCACACCGACGGCAAGTTCGACGGTCACGTCGCCAAGGCCGAGGTGTTCCTCACCGCCTACACGCTCGACGGCGCCGACCCGGCCAAGCGCCCGGTGACGTTCGCGTTCAACGGCGGCCCCGGCTCGTCCAGCGTGTGGCTGCACCTGGGCCTGCTCGGCCCGCGCCGGGTGGTGTCCGGTGACGTGGGCGAGCTGGTGCCCCCGCCCTACGACCTGGTCGACAACCCGGAGACCCTGCTCGCGCACAGCGACCTGGTGTTCATCGACCCGGTGTCCACGGGCTACTCCCGCGCGGTCAAGGGCGAGAAGCCGGGCGAGTTCCACGGGTTCCAGGGCGACGTCGAGTCGGTCGGCGAGGTGATCCGCCTGTGGACCTCCCGCCACGGCCGCTGGCTGTCCCCGAAGTTCCTGGCCGGCGAGTCCTACGGCACCACCCGCGCGGCGGCGCTGGCCGAGCACCTCCAGACCCGCTACGGCATGTTCCTCAACGGCCTGGTGCTCATCTCGTCCGTGCTGGACTTCGCCACCCTGGACTTCAGCGAGGGCAACGACCTGCCCCACACGCTGTTCCTGCCGACCTACGCGGCCATCGCCCACTACCACGGCCTGCACGGCGACCGCCCGCTCGAGGACGTCCTGGCGGAGGCGGAGGAGTTCGCCTCGCGCGACTACCCGTGGGCCCTGGCCCGCGGCCACCG
This DNA window, taken from Saccharothrix variisporea, encodes the following:
- a CDS encoding S10 family peptidase, encoding MTDKDTEDGKPPVTGNGDAGKDTPVDDLVTTQHSTTVKRRKLNYTATTGRVVLRQEVHTDGKFDGHVAKAEVFLTAYTLDGADPAKRPVTFAFNGGPGSSSVWLHLGLLGPRRVVSGDVGELVPPPYDLVDNPETLLAHSDLVFIDPVSTGYSRAVKGEKPGEFHGFQGDVESVGEVIRLWTSRHGRWLSPKFLAGESYGTTRAAALAEHLQTRYGMFLNGLVLISSVLDFATLDFSEGNDLPHTLFLPTYAAIAHYHGLHGDRPLEDVLAEAEEFASRDYPWALARGHRLTDDERAAAVAKLAALTGLSEDYVDRVDLRLEHVRFFTELLRSQRRVVGRLDSRFSGPDADYGRELFSEDPSYSAILGPYTAALNHYLRAELNYENDLPYEIISRTVHPWSFKEFEARHVTVADKLASAMRANPDLKVHIAYGHYDGATPYYAAEHVVAHLKVPKELLDNIEHAYYPAGHMMYVHEPSRVQQSKDLAKFVQSASNR